Proteins encoded within one genomic window of Setaria italica strain Yugu1 chromosome IV, Setaria_italica_v2.0, whole genome shotgun sequence:
- the LOC101767445 gene encoding pEARLI1-like lipid transfer protein 2, with product MAASSRKLLFVALVVVVVAVLLSPAAACGGHPCPSPAGKCPVNAVKLGVCAHVLDGLIHAVVGKPPPNNKKEPCCSLISGLADLEAAVCVCLAINANVLGVNLDVAVDLSLLVNYCGRTVPAGFQCA from the coding sequence ATGGCGGCGAGTAGCAGGAAGCTGCTGTTTGTCgccttggtggtggtggtggtggcggtgctgctgtccccggcggcggcgtgcggcgggcaCCCGTGCCCGAGCCCGGCGGGCAAGTGCCCGGTGAACGCGGTGAAGCTGGGGGTGTGCGCCCACGTGCTGGACGGGCTCATCCACGCGGTGGTGGGGAAGCCACCACCCAACAACAAGAAGGAGCCCTGCTGCTCCCTCATCTCCGGCCTCGCCGACCTTGAGGCCGCCGTCTGCGTCTGCCTCGCCATCAACGCCAACGTCCTCGGCGTCAACCtcgacgtcgccgtcgaccTCTCCCTGCTCGTCAACTACTGCGGCCGCACCGTGCCCGCCGGCTTCCAGTGCGCCTAG
- the LOC101767846 gene encoding scarecrow-like protein 6, with protein MSPSPIQSQASCHTNSNIITSDSDAIQSPHADAVHSNAPPIDMISALPMSNLHDGRAGDGQDEAPAVFPSPATKRLRMSPPPEPTSVLYNRSPSPPTSSSLASSSAPEPPPISAEDWEAVLSGDMAAPPAAARSSQDSCFLRWIMDADAQVDASDPFFAPPPCQEPCFLQPQPQPQPPPPLAAADDLEPRAVVDELLEAARRADSGDSTGAREILARLNHRLPTPPPPLGQSPLLRAAALLRDALLRRLLVTPPALPPGSVSSPLDVALKLAAHKALAGASPTVQFASFTSTQALLDALGGARRVHVVDLDVGFGARWPPLMQELALQWRRSSAAQLPPPGMKVTALVSPGSAHPLELRLTHESLTRFAADLGIRFEFSAVGFDPFDPSSRPVGVSAAPGEAVAVHLPLGSGTSTPAPATLRVVKQLRPAVVVCIDHGCHRGDLPLSHHALNVVRSSAAFLESLDAAGAPADAVAKVEQYILRPRVERLLLLGDCRMPPWQAMLASAGFSPVQLSSAAEAQAECLLRRTATPGFHVEKRQTALALRWQQSELVTVSAWQCSR; from the coding sequence ATGTCTCCCTCCCCAATCCAATCGCAGGCAAGTTGCCACACCAACAGCAACATCATCACCTCCGACTCCGACGCAATCCAATCCCCACACGCTGATGCTGTCCACTCCAACGCTCCTCCCATTGACATGATAAGCGCTCTGCCCATGTCCAACCTCCACGACGGCCGCGCCGGAGATGGCCAAGACGAAGCCCCCGCCGTCTTTCCCTCGCCGGCCACCAAGCGCCTCCgcatgtcgccgccgccggagcccacCTCCGTGCTCTACAACCGCAGCCCCAGCCCACCCACCTCGTCctccctcgcctcctcctccgcgcccgaGCCGCCGCCCATAAGCGCCGAGGACTGGGAGGCCGTCCTCTCCGGCGACATGGCCGCGCCACCAGCCGCCGCGCGGTCTTCTCAGGACAGCTGCTTCCTCCGCTGGATCATGGACGCCGACGCCCAAGTCGACGCCTCTGACCCCTTCTTTGCTCCGCCGCCGTGCCAAGAGCCCTGCTTcttgcagccgcagccgcagccgcagccgccgcctccgctcgccgCGGCCGACGATCTCGAGCCTCGGGCGGTGGTCGACGAGCTCCTCGAGGCGGCACGCCGCGCCGACTCCGGCGACTCCACTGGCGCGCGCGAGATATTGGCGCGGCTCAATCACCGGCTCcccacgcctccgccgccgctgggacAGTCTCCTCTCCTCCGCGCTGCCGCTCTCCTCCGGGAcgcgctcctgcgccgcctcctcgtcacgccgcccgccctcccgcCCGGCTCCGTCTCGTCCCCGCTCGACGTCGCCCTCAAGCTCGCCGCGCACAAGGCCCTGGCCGGCGCGTCCCCGACAGTCCAGTTCGCCAGCTTCACGTCCACCCAGGCGCTCCTCGACGcgctcggcggcgcgcgccgcgtgcACGTCGTCGACTTGGACGTCGGTTTCGgcgcgcggtggccgccgcTCATGCAAGAGCTCGCGCTCCAGTGGCGCCGGTCTTCCGCGGCGCAGCTGCCTCCGCCGGGCATGAAGGTGACGGCATTGGTCTCGCCGGGGTCAGCGCACCCCCTGGAGCTCCGCCTCACGCACGAGAGCCTGACACGCTTCGCCGCCGACCTCGGCATCCGGTTCGAGTTCAGTGCCGTCGGGTTCGACCCCTTTGACCCGTCGTCCCGGCCCGTGGGCGTGTCCGCCGCGCCCGGCGAGGCCGTCGCCGTCCACCTCCCTCTCGGCTCCGGGAcctccacgccggcgccggcgactcTCCGCGTCGTGAAGCAGCTCCGGCCCGCCGTCGTGGTGTGCATCGACCACGGGTGCCACCGCGGCGACCTGCCGCTGTCGCATCACGCCCTCAACGTCGTGCGCTCCAGCGCGGCGTTCCTCGAGTCgctggacgccgccggcgcgccagCGGACGCGGTGGCGAAGGTCGAGCAGTACATCCTGCGTCCAAGGGTGGAGCGCCTCCTGTTGCTCGGCGACTGCAGGATGCCACCATGGCAGGCCATGCTTGCGTCCGCCGGATTCTCGCCCGTGCAACTCAGCAGCGCCGCCGAGGCACAGGCCGAATGCCTTCTCCGGCGCACGGCCACGCCGGGCTTCCATGTGGAGAAGCGGCAGACGGCTCTTGCGCTGCGGTGGCAGCAGTCTGAGCTGGTGACGGTGTCGGCGTGGCAGTGCTCAAGGTGA
- the LOC101768253 gene encoding cell number regulator 10: MYPAKPSVAAASAPVTGVPMGGPPVAAGNATSQWSSGLFDCFDDCGLCCLTCWCPCITFGRVAEIVDRGATSCGMSGAMYTLLALVAYLTGFRCQWIYSCTYRSKMRAQFGLPETPCCDCCVHFFCERCALCQQYKELKARGFDPDIGWDLNAQRGAGAGQAMYAPAAQGMGR, from the coding sequence ATGTATCCGGCGAAGCCcagcgtggcggcggcgtcggcgccggtgaCCGGCGTCCCCATGGGCGGCCCGCCTGTCGCCGCCGGCAACGCCACCAGCCAGTGGTCCTCGGGGCTCTTCGACTGCTTCGACGACTGCGGGCTGTGCTGCCTGACGTGCTGGTGCCCGTGCATCACGTTCGGGCGCGTCGCCGAGATCGTGGACCGGGGCGCGACGTCGTGCGGGATGAGCGGGGCGATGTACACGCTGCTGGCCTTAGTGGCCTACCTCACGGGGTTCAGGTGCCAGTGGATCTACTCCTGCACCTACCGCTCCAAGATGCGCGCCCAGTTCGGCCTCCCCGAGACCCCATGCTGCGACTGCTGCGTCCACTTCTTCTGCGAGCGTTGCGCACTCTGCCAGCAGTACAAGGAGCTCAAGGCCCGCGGCTTCGACCCCGACATCGGATGGGACCTCAACGCccagcgcggcgccggcgccggacaaGCCATGTACGCGCCGGCGGCACAGGGGATGGGGCGCTGA